The region CAGGCAACCTGATCGAAGTCACCGATGAAAACGGGCATGCCACACAGTACACCTACGATGCTGACCAGCGGCTGACGCAGGTGGAGACACCGCTTGGCAAGACGCAGTACCGTTACGACGCGCTGGGCCGGTTGACGGAGGAGATCGACCCGCTCAACCATGCGACCGCCTACGCCTACGATCCGTTGGGCCGCGTCACCGACGTTACCGATCCGTCCGGTGCGGTGACTTCCTACAACTACGACCCGCTCGGGCTGTATGTGGAAGAAAAGCTGCCGAACGGGAAGACGAACCGCTATGAGTACAACAAAGTGGGCGAGCTGCTCTCTTTCCGCGACGCAGAAAATGGCGTGACCTTGTACAAATATGACGAATTGGGCCGTTTGCTGGAAAAGACCAACCCGCGCGGCCACACAGCCAGCTACGAATATGACAAGTTGGGACGGCTGACCACCCTGACCGATCCCAAAGGCTATACAACCACCATGACCTACGACAAAACGGGCAACCTGCTCACGCGCACCAACGCGCTCGATCATGTGTGGAGCTACACCTACGACGCAGCGGGCCGCCTGACCACCGTCACCGACCCGATGGCGCAAACGACAGCTTATGCGTATGACGAAAACGACAACCTGACCGGGATCACCGACGTGATGAAGCGTCAGACTTCGTTTGCGTATGACGTTTTGAACCGCCTGATCGAGCAAACCGACACCGGCGGCACCAAAACGCGCTACGTCTATGACAAAGTGGACAACCTGATCCAAGAGATCGACCAAGCAGGCGATCCGGTCCTCTACGCCTATGACGAGCTGAACCGTCTGGTCAGCATCACCGACCGTGAAGGGAATACGACGACGACCGTATACGACGCAGCAGGCCAAGCTGTCGAAACCACCGACGCCAACGGTGCGAAAACGCGCTATGGCTATGACGCATCCGGACGTCTGACCCAAGTGACCGATGCGTTGGAAAAAGTGACATCCTACCGCTATGATGCGATGGGCAACGTGCTCGAGCAGACCGACCCGCTCGGCCACACCATGTCCTGGACATTTGACGGCTTGTCCCGCGTGACCTCGGAGAAAGACGGGCTGGGCAACACCACATCCTTCCGCTACGACGGGGCGGGCAACCTGACCACCCGCATCGACGCGGCAGGCGAGAGCACCACGTATGTCTACGATGAGCGCCAACTGCTCACCGGCATCAACAGCCCGAGCGGCACCGCCAGCTTTGCTTACGATGTGATCGGACGCCTGACTGGCGCGTCGAACCGGGCTTCTGAAGAAACGTTTGCTTACGACAAATTGGGGCGCATCACCTCGGTGACCAACAAGCGCCTTGGCAAATCGATTTCCTACGCGTACGATGCGATCGGCAACAAAACTGCCATGACCGACTCCGACGGCCGCACGACATCCTACACCTTTAACGAGCGCGATCAGGTCCGCACCGTCACCGATCCGGAAGGTTTTGTCACGAGTTACGAATACAACCCGTTCGGACAGGTGCAAAACATCCGCGGCGGCGATCTGACCACGACCGCATATGAATATAACAAAAACGGCTTCGTCACCAACATTCATACCACGAATGCGAATGGCGTCTTGGAGAGCCTGAGTTACACCTACGATCGCCTGGGGAACCTCCTGAACCAAACCGAAGCGGACGGGGCTGTCACGAAGTTTGCCTACGACGAGCTGTCCCGCCTTGTGGAAGCCGTCTACCCGATTGAAAAAATCGAAGCGATCCGCGACACCTACTACACTCCGCCGCTCAACAAACTGGTTCCGTCCGCAGCCAAAGGCGGCAACGGGAACGGCAATGGCGGAGAGGTCAAAACGCCGGGCAACGGAAATGGTAATGGCAACAATGGCAACAATGGCAACAATGGCAACAATGGCAACAATGGAAATGGCAATGGCAATGGCAATGGCAATGGCAATGGCAATGGCAATGGCAATGGCAATGGCAATGGCAATGGCAATGGCAATGGCAATGGCAATGGAAAAGGCCCGCAAGACAAAGGCCCGGGCAAAGGAAACGGCTATGCGTATGGCAAATACAAGAACAGAAGCAACAACACGTACGAACCGGAGACCCTGCAAGAGCTTGGCTATCCGCCGAACTACGTGCCGGAAGATCCCGATTTCTTCCTGAATCCGGTGGAGCGCGTCACCTACACCTACGATGCGGCAGGCAACCGCACCACGATGACCGACGACTACGGTCAAGTGACCTACCGCTACGATGCGGCCAACCGCCTGATCGAAGCGGACGGGGAAACGTACTCGTATGACGCCAAAGGCAATCTGACCTCGAGAACGACCGAACACGGTCCGGTCAACTACGCCTACAACGCGGACAACCAACTGACCAAAGTGTCGTATGCGGATCAGACGTATGTCCAATACGACTACGACGCCTTTGGCCGCAAAGTCTACCGCCAAGAGCAGTTCTACGACCTGAACGGCCCCGGAGCTTCGATGGGCGGAAACAACGGAGCAGCAACCGGCAAAGAGAAAAATCCCAACCCGGGCAACGGCAAAGGCAACGCCTACGGACACGACAAGAACCAAGGCAGCGAAGGCAATGGTGGAGTGATTAAAAACTATCACCTCAAGCAAGAGACCACCCGCTACCTCTACGACGGGCTTGCCCTGCTCAACGAGTACAACGGCAGCGACAACGAGCTTTTCGCCTACTATGCGCGAGGCGAGCAGGATCAGGTGATCTCCCGCAAGATGTTCGGCTTCCAAGGGCGCAAAGAGCAAGGGTACTTAGGCAACCTGCGCGACCGAGGACACCAGCTGTTCTACCACTACGATGTGGCGGGCAATGTCACCGACCTGACCGACCACACGGGCAGCGAAGTGCTGAAATACCGCTACGACGCATTTGGCGGGGTGTTCACCCAGCTGTGGAACCCGTACAACCAAGTCGGTCTCACCGGCAAGACCTACGACATCAAAGCCAGCCTGATGGACTACAGCGCCCGCTGGTACAGCCCGGTGAACGGACGCTTCACCACGCAGGACACCTGGCCCGGGTACCTCGACGACCCGCAATCGCAAAACCGCTACATCTATACCGTGAACAACCCGCTCAAATACGCCGACCCGACCGGCCACATCTTCTGCAGCATCCAAATCGGAGACTGCGACATGAGCATTGAAGACCCTCCACCGCCCGCATCCGGAGGTGGAAGTGGAGGTGGAGGTGGAACGGGAGGCGGGGGCAACCCCGGAGGCGGAGGCATCTTCGATCCGGTCGACCCGGACCCGATCCCCGATGAAGAGCTGGAAAGAATCATCCGGGAGCAGATCCGGCAACAGCGAATCAATGACTATGCGAGCAGTTCAGGCTCCATACCGCTCGAAAGCATGTCCCGAACCGAGAAGCTCACGATGCTCTACCTGTTGACAGCATCGGGACAGTACAACGGTAATCTCTCGATGCAAGACAACATGGAGGCAACTGGCCTTTATCTCAACCAATCGTTCGGCAACTACGACGACCGCACGATCCAAAGAGCGATCGGCCTGCAGATGGAAGCGAACGAGCGCCAGCAATACTGCCAATCCGGCCCGGGACTCAGCACCCAAGAATGCCAGTTCTACAACGGCATGCAACTGATGATCGGCGTCCAAGGAATGCAAGCTTCCGGCGCAGGGAATCTGTCGCCCCGCACCTACCAACCGCCCGACCCAACCCCGATTCAGCCGGATGCGAAGACAAGGGTGCTCAAGCCGGCTGCTCAGCCTGTTGGGGGGACACCAAAAGCTGGGGCAGGAAATCTTATTAAGGATAGTTCTAGCTATAAGGAATTAGCTAAAAACCATAGTGCAGAAGATCTGATTAGAAATTTAGAGAAAAATGGATGGACAAAAGTGGTTGATCCTCCGAGAAGTGCAAGAAGCGGTGAAGCAATAAAATTTACTAATCCTGAAAATGGAGACGCAATACGAATTATGCCAAATCCCGCAGACGGAAAGCCATATTTTAAGGTTCAAAATAAGGGTGGGGGATGGCTTGATGAGTTTGGTAAATTCCCATCAAATGCGACAAAACAAGAATTAAGAGATTTAACGCACTTTTATTTTGGCAAGTAGAGGGGGTAATGTAGTGATTATTGCAAATGGTTTTGGCGAGATATTCGATACTTTAGACTTTACGGATAGCATAGTTGAGCAAATAAGCTGGGAAAACGATTTACTAGATTTAGTATTAACTGTCGATTATTACTTCGATAGTGGTGAATGTAATTTATTGAAGATTAGGTTTAAAGACTGTCTGAAAGCTGATTTTTTGCTGACAGATAACTTGTTAAGTATTCAGGAGGAGGAAAAGCGCTCATACAGCATGAGTTGGTATACCATTCAAAATTACAGACTTGTCAAGGATAGTGACTTCATAAAAAAATGTAACAGACCAGATTTATTGCACATTGAAATCTATACAGTAGACCAAGAGGTACCATGGCTTTCGATTGTTAGCAAGGGAGTAACAGTAGAGAAATTTAGTGAGTAAAAACTACTCAATTTATTGATGGTGTATGCCAGAACATAGGTGGGCGAAGTCACCTTTATACCAAAATTTCAACAAATTTCATGTATTGTTAATTTTTTAACCACCAACACCTCAAGAAGCAAATTGCTACTTGAGGTGTTATAACTTTTTTTCAAAACCAGCCTGATGGACTACAGCGCCCGCTGGTACAGCCCAGCGAACGGCCGCTTCACCACGCAGGACACCTGGCCAGGGTACATCGACGACCCGCAATCGCAAAACCACTACATGTATACAGTGAACGACCCGCTCAAATACGCCGACCCGGACCCGATTTCCGATGAAGAGCTGGACCGAATGATCCAAAATGCTTACGATGGCCTACTTGTTCATCGCACCAGGCATTTACCTCAACCAACCACTCGTCAATGACCGAGTACCAGAAATAAGTAATGAGTACGTAAGGTTTTATACGATCAACTCCTGGAAGTATCTCGGCAAAGACAAACCAAACTATCCCTATCGTTTCCACTAAACGCAGAGCCATAAAAAGACCCCCGCCACAGCGAATTGGCGGGGGTTTTCAAGATGGAAAAAGGAAAGTGGTGGTGCTCGTGTTGCGGTGGTGCTATGTTACTGGACCATCGGGAGCATTTCCAGCAGGTCCTGCTCCGGAGTGGTCACAAGCTTCAAACCAAAGTTGTCGACCAGCACGTTCATCACGCCTTCGGAGATGAACTCCGGCGGCTTCGGACCGATGCGCACGTCTTGGATGCCGAGCGAGAAGAGGCCGAGGAGAATCGCGACCGCTTTTTGCTCGAACCAGGAGAGCACGATCGAGACCGGCAGTTCATTGACCGGCACGCCGAACGCATCGGAGAGGGCGAGCGCAATTTTCACGGTCGAGACCGAGTTGTTGCATTGGCCGAGGTCGATGTAGCGCGGGATGGTGCCGTCGATGGTGCCGAAGTCGATGTCGTTAAAGCGGAACTTGCCGCAGGAAGTGGTCAGGATGACCGTGTCTTGCGGGAGGCTCTGTGCCAGTTCCCGATAATAATTGCCGCCCGGGCCCGGTGCGTCACAGCCTGCGATGACGAAGAAGCGGCGGATCTTGCCTGCTTTGACCGCTTCGATGATCTCCGGGGCGAGACCGATCACAGTTTCATGATGGAAACCGGTTGTCAGCGTGAGATCAGATGCGATGTCCGCCGGCGCGAGCGAAAGCGCTTTTTCAATCAGAGGAGAGAAGTCATCGTTTTCGATCTTTGCAACGTTTTCGAGACCGGCCACTTCGTAGGAGAAGAAGCGGTCCGCATAGGTGCCGCGGATCGGCATGACGCAGTTGGTGGTTGCAAGGATCGCGCCGGGGAACTCTTCGAACAGTCGGCGTTGGTCGTACCAGGCTTTGCCGATGTTGCCTTTCAGGTGGGTGTATTGTTTGAGCGCCGGATAACCGTGCGCGGGCAGCATTTCCGAATGGGTGTAGATGTTGATGCCGGTGCCTTCGGTCTGCTTGAGCAGCTCTTCGAGCGCATACAAGTTGTGGCCGGTCACGACGATCGCGTGGCCTTCGATCTTGTTTTGCGAGACGGTGACCGGCTCTGGAATGCCGAAGTGCTTGGTGTGCGCTTCGTCGAGCATTTCCATCACGCGGATCGCCGCCGAGCCGACTTTCATCGCCATGTCGATGTGCTCTTGCAGGTTGAAGTTGGAGTTGGTCAAGGTCATGTAGAGCGCTTCATGGGTGATGCGGTTGACCTCTTCATCATAATAGCCAAGCTGGCGGGCATGAGTGGCGTACGCTGCGATGCCTTTCAGCGCAAAAATCATGGTGTCTTGCAAGGATGCGATCGCTTCGTTTTTGCCGCAGACGCCGATAACTTTGCAACCGCCTTTTGCCGTTTGTTCACATTGGTGGCAGAACATGGTGTGCAGCCTCCCGTCGTTGTTTTCTTTGATGTCTTCAGTATAGGAGCCGGACGGGTCGATTCGGTATCGGGAGATTCCCCGAAATGAGGGAGGAGATTCCCTGAACGATTTGTCTGGAGGAGATTGACAGAAAGAATGGATTTGAATATTATCTAATTAGACAATATTCGAATTAGATGCGTATCAAATCTGTGAGGTGAGGAAAGATGCAGACGGATTGGCGGATTCCTTTTCAAAACAGGGGCTTTGCCTGGCTGTTCGGCGGACAGTTGATCACAGCGCTGGGGACGTGGTCGAGTTACATTTTGATCCCGCTGCTGGTCTACCGGATGACCGGCGACCCGGTGGCGGTGGGGATCTTGATCTCCTGCCGGCTGTTGCCGTTGATCGTGCTGGCCCCGCTGGTCGGGAAGGTGATCGGGCAGCGCTCGCTGCTGCGGGTGATGATCGAGTCCGATCTGGTGCGGGCGGTGGCGATGCTGGGGTTTTTGTGGATCGACACGCCGCTGTACATGTACCTGCTGACGATCGTGATCTCGTCGGCGACAGCGTTTTTTAATCCGGGGAAGTTCGCCTTGATCCCGTCCTTGGTGCCGCAGGAGGTGCTGGCCCGGGCGAACTCGTACATCGGCGCGGCGAATCAGCTGATGATGCTGATCGGGCCGGCGCTAGGCGGCGTGACGTTTGCGTTCTTCGGGATGCAGGCGGGGATCGTGTTCAGCGCGCTGACCTTTCTGGTCTCCGCGCTGATGCTGATGCGGATCAAGGTGCGAAAGGCACCTTCTGCTGAGATGGAAGGAGAAGAGCGGCAGAAGCGGACGTGGCGGCAGCAGGCAGCGATCTTACAGAAGCTGTGGAGCCGCAAGATGCTCTTCTTTCTCTTGCTGGGGACGATGATCTCGAACTTGGGGTATGGCGGGGCGCTGAATGCGCTGTTTCCGGTGCTGGCGGAAGATCTGTATGCGGATGCGGAGATCGCCTATGGCTACATCATGTCGGCGCTTGGCGGTGGCTTGATGCTGGGGACGCTGCTCGGACCGAATCTGCAAAAGCGCTTTGCGCCGCTGCGGGTGTACGCAGTAGCGATGGTGGCCGCTTCGATGTGCGTGCTGGGCTTCGGCTCTGCACAGACGCTGTGGGCGGCGCTCCCGCTGGTCTTTATGCTGGGGATTGGCAACGGGCTGGAGGATAACGCGTCGGTGACGTACGTGCAGCAGGAGACGGCAAGCACGGGGGATACGGCCGATGTGTTTTCGGTCGATCAGGCGCTGGCTTCGATCGGCACGATCACCGGCATGGCCTTGGCGACGACGTTTGCGGCGCTGTTCGATGCGCATCAGGCCGTGCAGATGCTCAGCCTGTGTCCGTTTGCGATCGGGATCTTGATCGGGCTGTTGCAGTTGATGCCAGATCGCGCCATAAAAAAGAACCTTGGACAGTAGCCAAGGTTCTTTTTGTTTAGCCTAAAGCCTGTTCGAGGTCGGCGATCAGGTCGTCGGCGTGCTCCAGCCCGACCGACACGCGGAGCAGGTTGCGGGGCGTTTGGCTGTGCGGGCCTTCGATAGATGCGCGGTGTTCGAGCAGGCTTTCTGTACCGCCAAGCGAGGTGGCGCGGGTGAAAATCTGCACGTTCGCCGCCACGTTCATCGCCGCTTCGGCACCGCCTGCGATCTGCACAGACAGCATGCCGCCGAACCCTTTCATCTGCCGGGCGGCGACCTCATGGCCCGGGTGGTCGGCGAGTCCGGGGTAAAAGACGCGCTCGACGCGGGGATGCCCGTGCAGATAAGCGGCGACCCGCGCAGCGTTATCAGAATGGGCGCGCATGCGCCAGGGCAGGGTCTGTATCCCGCGCAGCACCAGCCAGCAGTCGAACGGCGACGGCACGGCGCCGCCCGCGCCTTGGAGAGTTCGGATACGGGCGGTGAACTCATCTTCGGCATTCGCGACCAATACGCCGCCCAGCACATCGCTGTGCCCGCCGAGATACTTGGTGCTGGAATGCAGGATCAGATCGGCCCCCAGCAAAAAAGGCGACTGGAGCAGCGGCGTGGCCCAGGTGCTGTCGACGATCACGCGCGCCCCGGCCTGATGCGCGATGGCGGAGACGGCGGCGATGTCGGTGATCTTCATCAGCGGATTGGACGGGGTCTCGATCCAGACCAGTTGCGTGTTCGGGCGCAGCGCCGCCTGCACCGCGTCCAGATCGCTCAGGTCGAGGAAGCTCGCTTCCAGCCCCCAGCGGGCGAAGAGGTCTTGCAGCTGCAGTTTCGTACCATAATACACGTCTTCCGGCGCGATCACATGGGCGCCGGGGGCGAGCGCCTGAAACACGCTCATTGTCGCCGCCGAGCCGGACGCAAAGGCGATGGCGGCGGCACCTCCTTCTAACGAACAGAGACATGCTTCCAGCGCCGCGCGATTGGGGTTGGCGCTGCGTGAATAGATGTACCCCGACGGGAAGCTTCCGTCCGCTTCCCGCTCAAACGTTGTCGACAGATAGATCGGCTGAGCGACCGCGCCGGTCGCCGCATCCGCCTTGCGCCCCGCATGCACCGCCCGCGTTTCGAAACGCAGCTCCTCTTTCACACTAGTTCCTCCCTCACTACAGATAGCGCGCATCCAGCACTCGATAGGCGCGCTGCACCGCTTTGAACACAGCCGCATCGCCGCCTTGGTCGGGGTGGTGCTGCGCGGCCAACTCCCGATACTTCTTTTTCACATCCGCCCAGGAGGCGCTCGCCGTCAGACCCAGCACATCGTAGGCGAGCAGGCGGTTCTCTTCCGCATCTTCCCGCTCTGAGGTCGTGCGGCGCACTTCGGTGTGGGAGATCGCCATCTCGAGGTCGGCGATCCGTTCCGCCCGCCGTTCCGGCGACATCCGCGCCCACAGCCGCACCACGTCGGGGTTGTCGATCTCGACGAGCAGCATCAGGTGAGACAGGGCAGGGAGGCTTTTCAACAGTTCGGCCGTCAAGCGTCCGCCTTTGATCAGCAGGCGGATCGTGCGGGCGTCTTCCGGGGGCAGTTGCTGCCACCACTTCGCGGCGCGCCGGTCGGCCACATCTTCCAGCAGGTGCTGCAGGTCGCCCTGCCACTGCAGCAACTGTCCGTGCAGCTTGAGCAGCTCGGAGTCGGACAACGCCTCCAGATCGGTGTTCGCCAACTTGCGTAAGGATTCATCCAGCATGAGCTGCGGCTCCTCTCCGTTCTAAGAACTTTCCATTATCTTACCACAGGGCGGCATAAGTTTCGAATGGAGGGACAAAGAATAGATTTTATAGTTGACTTTAAGTAAAACCACTGGTATAAATATTTTCACAGGTTAAATTATGTTTATAATTATACGTAGATATAAATGTTCAAGGTCAATTGCGTAAATATCTTGCAAAGAATTGGCAAACCAAGACCCAGGAGGGACTCTCATGACCGCACCGCATGACGTATGTAAGAACTCCGTCTTCCTGAGCGAAGACGTCAAATCGGAACTCAACCGGACGCTGCACGACTATTTTGCGATCATCCGCAGCCTGTTCCAAGCACAAAACATCCCGGCCGTCGTCTACACCGGCGGTTCGCTGGCCCGCCGGGAGCCGTCGGTCAGATGGACGGAAGACGGGGAGCTGCGCTTGTTCTCCGACATCGATTTTGTCGTGCATACACCGCTTGAGCATCAGCAAGATCTGTGGCTGAAGCATCTGGAGTCGTATTTGAAACAGCACTATCCGCAGTTCAACTCGACGGTGGCGCTGGTCTCCGATCTCAGCAACGCCAGCGGCTTTTTCGCGCGCGACATCCGCTTGGCGCAGAGCTTCCCGATCTATGCGTCGTTTCAGGTCGAGCCGGTCGACCGGGATGCGTTCGACCCGACGCAGATGTTTAACGTGATGGTGCATCAGATCTCGAACACGTTCCTGCACCCGCAGTGGAGCGGGCTGAGCAAAGGGGCGTATTTCCGCCCGGAGGCGCGCTATCACTACATCAAGCTGATCCTCGAATGCCTGCGCACGCAGTTCCGCAGCGCGGAGGACGGGGTGATCGGCTACTACAGCGTCTACCACAAGCGGCACGATCCGCGCCTGGCGCACATCCTCGATCCGGAGACGATCGCCACGCTGACCGCGGCGCGCGAGCAGTTCGGCACGGTGGAGATCCCGGAGCTGGACATCATCCGCATCCTGCGGGCGTCGATGCTCGTCCACCTTGGATTTGACCGCACCGAAGTCACGAATGAGGAGCTGCTGGCGCGGCTGGAAGAGCGGTCGCTTTTCTCGCAGCACATTTTGCCGTCCTACCGCTTCGCCTTGCTGGCGCTGATGTTCTCGCTCGGCGAAGACCGCGACGGTCAGCAGGCATTCCTGCAGCTGTTCTCGGCGATCCTGCGCCGCATGGAGACAACGCATCTCATCGCGGCGAAAGACGACCTGCACATTCTGACCGACAACACGTGGAGCGAGCACTTGACGCTGCACAACGACGCTTTCCGCGAGCTTTTGAAAACGGTGATCCTGCTGCGCCGCGACTATGTCCGCCAATGGCGCAGACAAGTGACGGGCGAAGACAAAATTCCTGACCTCTACAACGACCTGCTGCCGGCAAAGGGGTGAAATGGCATGACCAAGCACAAGATCAACACCGAGCCACACGTGTACCTG is a window of Tumebacillus sp. BK434 DNA encoding:
- a CDS encoding aminotransferase class V-fold PLP-dependent enzyme; this translates as MKEELRFETRAVHAGRKADAATGAVAQPIYLSTTFEREADGSFPSGYIYSRSANPNRAALEACLCSLEGGAAAIAFASGSAATMSVFQALAPGAHVIAPEDVYYGTKLQLQDLFARWGLEASFLDLSDLDAVQAALRPNTQLVWIETPSNPLMKITDIAAVSAIAHQAGARVIVDSTWATPLLQSPFLLGADLILHSSTKYLGGHSDVLGGVLVANAEDEFTARIRTLQGAGGAVPSPFDCWLVLRGIQTLPWRMRAHSDNAARVAAYLHGHPRVERVFYPGLADHPGHEVAARQMKGFGGMLSVQIAGGAEAAMNVAANVQIFTRATSLGGTESLLEHRASIEGPHSQTPRNLLRVSVGLEHADDLIADLEQALG
- the hcp gene encoding hydroxylamine reductase — its product is MFCHQCEQTAKGGCKVIGVCGKNEAIASLQDTMIFALKGIAAYATHARQLGYYDEEVNRITHEALYMTLTNSNFNLQEHIDMAMKVGSAAIRVMEMLDEAHTKHFGIPEPVTVSQNKIEGHAIVVTGHNLYALEELLKQTEGTGINIYTHSEMLPAHGYPALKQYTHLKGNIGKAWYDQRRLFEEFPGAILATTNCVMPIRGTYADRFFSYEVAGLENVAKIENDDFSPLIEKALSLAPADIASDLTLTTGFHHETVIGLAPEIIEAVKAGKIRRFFVIAGCDAPGPGGNYYRELAQSLPQDTVILTTSCGKFRFNDIDFGTIDGTIPRYIDLGQCNNSVSTVKIALALSDAFGVPVNELPVSIVLSWFEQKAVAILLGLFSLGIQDVRIGPKPPEFISEGVMNVLVDNFGLKLVTTPEQDLLEMLPMVQ
- a CDS encoding MFS transporter, with product MQTDWRIPFQNRGFAWLFGGQLITALGTWSSYILIPLLVYRMTGDPVAVGILISCRLLPLIVLAPLVGKVIGQRSLLRVMIESDLVRAVAMLGFLWIDTPLYMYLLTIVISSATAFFNPGKFALIPSLVPQEVLARANSYIGAANQLMMLIGPALGGVTFAFFGMQAGIVFSALTFLVSALMLMRIKVRKAPSAEMEGEERQKRTWRQQAAILQKLWSRKMLFFLLLGTMISNLGYGGALNALFPVLAEDLYADAEIAYGYIMSALGGGLMLGTLLGPNLQKRFAPLRVYAVAMVAASMCVLGFGSAQTLWAALPLVFMLGIGNGLEDNASVTYVQQETASTGDTADVFSVDQALASIGTITGMALATTFAALFDAHQAVQMLSLCPFAIGILIGLLQLMPDRAIKKNLGQ
- a CDS encoding RHS repeat-associated core domain-containing protein, with translation MGKKKWARKLTSLVLSAAVLVSPLVPDSSGQVQAASAAEWDPLLEWLPGNGQNFDPATQLQRGLQGPGQAMDNLAVSPVTEAEDMQPTAPEDPVDVTTGALILKEVDFAYSTFGPPLTLERSYSTKLAGTRSIFGHGWSIPQDRYLQMYDEFAIADVHGNGTRENYKFTKSNPDIEFVESYDDDPKIYYPLHLGSYAPADADSQKELRRRGPTDYLIWDPENGYAYAFHGYKAPWRDGQSPKAGKLMRYADRTGLTMWIDYDEQGRLKSFKGNTPPKLTFGYTGNSPLVTSVSDNGGLTSRYSYDGAGNLTGITRPDGSTLQMTYDSEHRMTSRSENGVKTVYVYTGGKVTAIKDGLDRTIYSYRNESNKVTRTDADGNTLVYTVEGGKVSQTVDSKGVQMTFNAEGKVAAIKTNKGTTTFAYQGDVTLRTDPLGRVTRIENHPVFEKPTRVVEPGGAEWRYTYNEKGTLTSVTDPKNRVTRHELDPFWQVTMKTVDPSGRGMQYDYNNPFAKVSEVVNAKGEMTRYTYDNSMRLTRVDYPGGRSVLVEYSGGSRNPSKVRGPLGSEKRFVYDKGRLMETIDEAGEGTKYRYNALGQVNQMTAPGNLVTSYTYTAMGNIASITYPDGRQVQYDWAQGRLKSKSGKGIASAEYQYDAYGLVTGVKTAAGTTVYERDAMGRVIGVTTPGQHKTQYAYNAAGHVEKVTDALERSVTYTYDVYGNVLTKTDPLGDITKYAYDEWQHLSSVTDPKGRVTSYTYDVLGRVLTVTDPEERITEYAYDPMGNVLEAKNGTLVTTYQYDEAGRLITQTDPAGGVTGYKYDKKGRVVEKIDPGEKSTTYTYHPTGLPASKTDTLGRTYQFQYDPAGRLIELLDPRGHSTLFRYDLEARTAEVIRDEGISKLHRYNAAGNLIEVTDENGHATQYTYDADQRLTQVETPLGKTQYRYDALGRLTEEIDPLNHATAYAYDPLGRVTDVTDPSGAVTSYNYDPLGLYVEEKLPNGKTNRYEYNKVGELLSFRDAENGVTLYKYDELGRLLEKTNPRGHTASYEYDKLGRLTTLTDPKGYTTTMTYDKTGNLLTRTNALDHVWSYTYDAAGRLTTVTDPMAQTTAYAYDENDNLTGITDVMKRQTSFAYDVLNRLIEQTDTGGTKTRYVYDKVDNLIQEIDQAGDPVLYAYDELNRLVSITDREGNTTTTVYDAAGQAVETTDANGAKTRYGYDASGRLTQVTDALEKVTSYRYDAMGNVLEQTDPLGHTMSWTFDGLSRVTSEKDGLGNTTSFRYDGAGNLTTRIDAAGESTTYVYDERQLLTGINSPSGTASFAYDVIGRLTGASNRASEETFAYDKLGRITSVTNKRLGKSISYAYDAIGNKTAMTDSDGRTTSYTFNERDQVRTVTDPEGFVTSYEYNPFGQVQNIRGGDLTTTAYEYNKNGFVTNIHTTNANGVLESLSYTYDRLGNLLNQTEADGAVTKFAYDELSRLVEAVYPIEKIEAIRDTYYTPPLNKLVPSAAKGGNGNGNGGEVKTPGNGNGNGNNGNNGNNGNNGNNGNGNGNGNGNGNGNGNGNGNGNGNGNGNGNGNGKGPQDKGPGKGNGYAYGKYKNRSNNTYEPETLQELGYPPNYVPEDPDFFLNPVERVTYTYDAAGNRTTMTDDYGQVTYRYDAANRLIEADGETYSYDAKGNLTSRTTEHGPVNYAYNADNQLTKVSYADQTYVQYDYDAFGRKVYRQEQFYDLNGPGASMGGNNGAATGKEKNPNPGNGKGNAYGHDKNQGSEGNGGVIKNYHLKQETTRYLYDGLALLNEYNGSDNELFAYYARGEQDQVISRKMFGFQGRKEQGYLGNLRDRGHQLFYHYDVAGNVTDLTDHTGSEVLKYRYDAFGGVFTQLWNPYNQVGLTGKTYDIKASLMDYSARWYSPVNGRFTTQDTWPGYLDDPQSQNRYIYTVNNPLKYADPTGHIFCSIQIGDCDMSIEDPPPPASGGGSGGGGGTGGGGNPGGGGIFDPVDPDPIPDEELERIIREQIRQQRINDYASSSGSIPLESMSRTEKLTMLYLLTASGQYNGNLSMQDNMEATGLYLNQSFGNYDDRTIQRAIGLQMEANERQQYCQSGPGLSTQECQFYNGMQLMIGVQGMQASGAGNLSPRTYQPPDPTPIQPDAKTRVLKPAAQPVGGTPKAGAGNLIKDSSSYKELAKNHSAEDLIRNLEKNGWTKVVDPPRSARSGEAIKFTNPENGDAIRIMPNPADGKPYFKVQNKGGGWLDEFGKFPSNATKQELRDLTHFYFGK
- a CDS encoding DnaJ domain-containing protein, which produces MLDESLRKLANTDLEALSDSELLKLHGQLLQWQGDLQHLLEDVADRRAAKWWQQLPPEDARTIRLLIKGGRLTAELLKSLPALSHLMLLVEIDNPDVVRLWARMSPERRAERIADLEMAISHTEVRRTTSEREDAEENRLLAYDVLGLTASASWADVKKKYRELAAQHHPDQGGDAAVFKAVQRAYRVLDARYL